The Halomonas sp. KG2 genome segment AGCCACTATCCCCGCACAGCAGCATCATGGTTTCACCCTTGGCCGCTCACCGCAGTCGGACCGTTTACTGCAACTGAGCTTCCCTAAGGAAACAGTGAAAGCGTTTCTTGACGCCGTGTCGGAATGGCCGGTTCAGGCACTGGAATATAAGTCTTTCCTGCGTTTTCGAGTGGCCAAGATTCTTGATGACCTGTGTAAGAACACCCTTCAGCCGGTGTTGATTGAGACCATGGTGGATCGGGATACCGGGGCATTTCTGGTGACACCAGAGGGGCTGGATCAGGTTGAGCAAGCTGATGATATGGTGATATTTGCCACGGCAGTGGCTCACCTGATGGGGCGCTCTAACTACGACGCTATGAGCGGCCAGTACTATGCGCGTTTTGTGGTCAAGAACGTCGATAACTCAGACAGTTACCTACGTCAGCCACACCGCGTGATGGAGCTGCATAACGACGGTACGTTCGTGGAGCAGGACACCGACTACGTGTTGATGATGAAAGTTGACGAACAGAACATGCAAGGCGGCAACTCGTTACTGTTGCACCTTGATGACTGGGAAGGGTTAGACAGTTTCTACTCTCACCCACTGGCGCGTCGTAACATGCGCTGGACCGCGCCACCGAGCAAGAATGTTGATCGCGATATCTACCACCCCGTGTTCGATGTGGACACCGAGGGTCGCCCGATCATGGCCTACATTGACCAGTTCGTTCAGCCGAAGGACTTTGAAGAAGGCAATTGGCTAGCTGATCTGTCTGATTCGCTGGAAGGTAGCCAACATCAGCTATCGGTTCCGGTCGCTACTGGCAGCTTCCTTTTGATTAACAATCACTTCTGGCTACATGGGCGCGATCGCTTCACCCCGCACCCTGACCTGCGTCGTGAGTTGATGCGTCAGCGTGGCTATTTCACCCATGCCAAAACACTACGTCAGCCGCGTCAGGTATAATCATTTAGAATAAGCTGGCCACCGCCATGACGGTGGCCATTTTCCCTTGGCTACCGAGACGCCTATGTACGACTACATTATTATCGGGGGCGGCATTCTTGGGCTGTCGACTGCCATGCAGCTGATCCGCGCCTATCCTGACAAGAAGATGCTGCTGGTTGAGAAAGAGGATGGCCCTGCCCGCCATCAAACAGGCCACAACAGTGGCGTGATTCATGCAGGAGTTTACTACACGCCAGGCAGTTTAAAGGCGCGTTTTTGTTTAGAGGGTAACCTCGCCACCAAGGCGTTTTGTGACGAACATAGCATTGCCTACGACGAATGCGGCAAGCTGCTGGTCGCCACGAATGACCTCGAACTCCAGCGTATGAAAGCACTATGGGAGCGTACAGAGGCTAATGGCTTGGAACGGTATTGGCTGACGGCAGAAGAACTGCAAGAACGTGAGCCTAACATCACCGGCGTCGGTGGTATCTTTGTTCCTTCCAGCGGTATCGTCAATTACGCTGAAGTGGCTGCCGCCATGGGCCGCGAATTTGAAGCCGCTGGCGGTGAAATCCGCTACACCACGTCAGTCACCGGCTTAAGTGAGCTCCCCAATGAGGTGGTGGTATCTACCAGCCAGGGGGATTTCTCTACCCGCTACATGGTGTCCTGCTCTGGCCTGATGGCAGACCGCGTGGTACGTATGCTGGGTATCGAGCCAGACTTTACGATCTGTCCGTTCCGCGGCGAGTACTTCCGACTGCCTGCACAGCACAATCAAATTGTTAATCACCTGATCTACCCGATTCCAGACCCTTCGATGCCGTTTCTTGGTGTTCACCTGACACGCATGATCGACGGCAGCGTGACGGTCGGCCCTAACGCTGTGCTGGCTTGGAAACGTGAAGGCTACCGAAAAACCGATGTGTCGCTATCCGACACGCTAGCCATGCTGCGCCACCGCGGCATCCGCCAGGTGCTGAAAGACAACCTGCGTCCTGGGCT includes the following:
- the glaH gene encoding glutarate dioxygenase GlaH produces the protein MNAPATIPAQQHHGFTLGRSPQSDRLLQLSFPKETVKAFLDAVSEWPVQALEYKSFLRFRVAKILDDLCKNTLQPVLIETMVDRDTGAFLVTPEGLDQVEQADDMVIFATAVAHLMGRSNYDAMSGQYYARFVVKNVDNSDSYLRQPHRVMELHNDGTFVEQDTDYVLMMKVDEQNMQGGNSLLLHLDDWEGLDSFYSHPLARRNMRWTAPPSKNVDRDIYHPVFDVDTEGRPIMAYIDQFVQPKDFEEGNWLADLSDSLEGSQHQLSVPVATGSFLLINNHFWLHGRDRFTPHPDLRRELMRQRGYFTHAKTLRQPRQV
- the lhgO gene encoding L-2-hydroxyglutarate oxidase, whose protein sequence is MYDYIIIGGGILGLSTAMQLIRAYPDKKMLLVEKEDGPARHQTGHNSGVIHAGVYYTPGSLKARFCLEGNLATKAFCDEHSIAYDECGKLLVATNDLELQRMKALWERTEANGLERYWLTAEELQEREPNITGVGGIFVPSSGIVNYAEVAAAMGREFEAAGGEIRYTTSVTGLSELPNEVVVSTSQGDFSTRYMVSCSGLMADRVVRMLGIEPDFTICPFRGEYFRLPAQHNQIVNHLIYPIPDPSMPFLGVHLTRMIDGSVTVGPNAVLAWKREGYRKTDVSLSDTLAMLRHRGIRQVLKDNLRPGLSEFKNSIYKKGYLQQVRKYCPSLTLADLEPYPAGVRAQAVSNDGKLVDDFLFVNTPRTVNVCNAPSPAATSAIPIGAYIVEKVKQQVGDSAVVVS